The Streptomyces sp. NBC_00454 DNA segment CCGCGCTCGCCGCCGCCTCCTTGGGCGCCACCGCGTTGTGGACGGGGATCCCCGAGGCGGTCTTTCCGGTGGTCACCGCGAACTTCCCGACGGCCACGGTCGCCAGATAGCTCGCCATCGGCTCCGGGCTGTGCCAGGCGAACGCCGTCCGCCCGTCGGCTTCCTCGGTCCGGGAGCTCAACTCCCCGTTGGACGCGACCTCGTACCCCTTGGGCACGGTGACCCTGATGTCGTAGGTGGCCTTGTCGCTCGGGTGGTGGTTGCCCGGGAACCAGGCCATCGACCCGACCGGCTCGCCGACGCCGACCGCGCCGTCCCCGTCCGCGGTGGGGATCCAGCCCTCCTGGGAGCCGTCGGGATCCGTGAGGGGCTTGGGCACGCCGGCGTAGTCGATCTCCGTACGGAAGACCTCGCCCCGCTTCAGGTCCTTCGCGGGACGCACGGTCAGTTCCTTGCCGGTCCGGTTGAAACGGGCCCCGGCGCCCTGCACGGTGACCTCCTCGACCTCGAGCCCGCTGAGATCGAGGTTGAAGGAGCTGAGCCCCTGCTCGGCGCGCGCGGTGATGACGGCCGTGGCGTCCATCTTCCCGGTGGCGGGGTCGTAGTCGAAGTCCAGGTCGTAGTGGTCGACCTGATAGCCGCCGTTGCCGGCCTTCGGGAAGAACGGGTCGCGCACCCCCGACGCACCCGGCCGCCCCTGCACGGTGCTGCCCGTACAGCCCGCGGTGAGGGCGAGCAGGGCGGCGACGGCGGGGGCGGCGAGACGGGAAAGAGAGCGCGGATACACGCTCTCGACCCTACTTCCCTGTCCGGCGTGACTGCTCGGACTACTTGTCGAGCGAGTCGGCGCCGGCCTTGGCGAACTTCTCGTCCAGGTCGCCGCTCGGGGCGCCGGCCACGCCGATGCCCGCGACCGGGGCGCCCTTGGCCTGCACCGGGGTGCCGCCCGCGAGGAAGAGGGTGCCGGGGATGTCCTTCAGGTTCGGGGCCTGCGCGAGGCGGCCCGCGAGCACGGAGGTCGGGGCGTTCCAGGACACGGCGGTGAAGGCCTTGCGCTGCGCCGACTCGTAGGACTGCGGGCCCGCGCCGTCGCCGCGCAGGGTCACGATGGTGTTCCCGTTGCGGTCGACGACCGCGACGGTCACCTTCTGGTTCTCCTTCTCGGCGGCTTCCAGCGCGGCCTGGGCGGCGCGGGTGGCGGCGTCGATCGTGAGGTGGGTGGAGGTGGTGAAGTTCCGGTCGTTGTCCTTCTTGGCGGAGGCAGCCGCCGGGGCGGGCGCGGCGGTGGCGCTGACGGCGCCGAAGGTGCCGGCGCCGAGCGCGACGGCGAGGGCGGTACCGGTGAGAACGCGGGTGCGGGTGTTCATGTCTGCTGCTCCTGTGAACGTCGGCTCGGCGGGCGGTCCTGCCGTGTCCTGCCGTGTTCCCACCCTCTCCCCGCACCCCCCGCCCACCCGTCCCCGTACCGGCTCCCAACGGCCAGCGCACCGGTTGACCCCGGGGTCAACCGATCGGCTGATGCGGCGGGGTTCCGGCGACGGCTTACCTGGTCTCCCGCCGCTCCCCGGGGCTCCGCCCCGGACCCCGCGCCTCAAACTCCCCCAGACTTCGTCCGGGACCCCCTGACGGGGCTGGATGTATCCAGCCCGTCCGGCGTTTGAGGACCGGGTCCGGGCAGCGCCCGGGGAACGGTGGAAGGGCGGGTAGGGGAGAGCCCCGCGCAGCGGCACCCATCGCAACCACCCCGCACCATGGACATACGCACCAAAACCCAGGAGCCCCCGTGACCAGCGCGCCCCCACACCGTGGGATCCCCACCCCACCCCAACAGAACACCCGCGCCCTCGCCACGGTCATGCACACCACCTTCTTCCTCCTCCTCGGCGCCTCCGTGGCCCGCTTCCTCCTGCGCCACCCCGGCGAGCCCCGCACCCCGTGGATCCTGGCCCTCGGCATCACCCTGGCCCTGCTCTACGTCCTCGGCCCCGCCCTCGGTACCGCAGCCCCCACCCTGCGAAGGCTCCTCTGGCTCGGCCTGGTCGTCGCCGTCTGGGTGGTCCTCGTCGTCCTCGCGCCGAGCTTCGCCTGGTGTGCGGTGCCGCTCTTCTACACCGCGCTGCGCACCCTCCCGCCCCGCGCGGCCGTGGTCCTCGTCGCGCTGCTGACGGTGTTCGTCGTGGCCGCCCAGCTCCAGCTGTCCGCCCGTACGGGCGCCGGCGAGCCCTTCGACCCCAACCTGCTGCTCGCCCCGCCCGCCGTCGCCGCGCTCGCGACCGCCGTGTTCATCCACATGGAGCGCCAGGGCCGGGCCCAGCGCACCCTGATCGACGACCTGATCCGCACCCGCCGGGAACTCGCCGCCACCGAACGCCGCGAAGGCACCCTCGCCGAGCGTCAGCGCCTGTCCATGGAGATCCACGACACCCTGGCCCAGCACCTGTCCAGTCAGCAGATGCTGCTGCAGGCCGCCGACCGCACCTGGGACACGGATCCGGGCACCGCCCGCGCGCACGTCCGTACCGCCACGGACATCACGGCCCGCGGCCTCGCCGAGGCCCGCCGACTGGTCCACGACCTCGCGCCCCGCGAACTCGCCGACGGCGCGGGCCTCGCCGACGCCCTGCGTGCCCTGGGCGCGGGCCCCGACATCGAGGTCCGCTTCCACCTGGAGGGCACCCCGGTCCCGCTGCCCGACCGCGCGGAGTCGGCCCTGCTGCGCATCGCGCAGGGCGCGCTGGCGAACGTACGGGAACACGCGCGGGCCCGTACCGCCGCCATCACCCTGAGCTTCCTGGGCGACCAGGTGGTCCTGGACATCGCGGACGACGGCCACGGCTTCGCCCAGGACACGGCACTGGACACGGGACCGGAGAACCGGGGCCACGGCCTCCCCGCGATGCGCGCCCGCGTCCGCCAGCTCGGCGGCACCCTGACCATCGAATCCACCCCGGGCGAGGGCACCGTCCTCTCGGCCGCGATCCCCGTGTCGCCCTCGATCCCCCTGGAGCCCACACCATGACGACGATCCTCCTGTGCGACGACCACGTCGTGGTCCGCGCCGGACTGCTCGCCCTCCTCGGCAGCGAACCGGACATCGAGGTCCTCGGCGAGGCCGGCAGCGGCGAGGAGGCGGTCGCGCTGGCGGCGAAGCTCCGCCCCGACGTGGTCCTCATGGACCTCCAGCTCGGCGAGGGCATCGACGGGGTCGAGGCCACGCGCCGCATCACGGCGGGCCAGAACCCGCCCCACGTCCTGGTCCTGACCACCTACGACACGGACGCGGACATCACCCGGGCCATCGGCGCGGGCGCCACGGGCTACCTGCTCAAGGCCGAGCGCCCGGAGGAGCTCTTCTCCGCGATCCACTCGGCGGCGCAGGGCCGCACCACCCTCTCCCCGCCCGTGGCCAGCCGCGTGATGGCCCACATGCGCGGAACCCGCCCCACCCTGACGGACCGTGAACTCGACATCCTCGGCCAGCTGGCCCGCGGCCTCGGCAACCGCGACATCGCCCGCGCACTGTTCATCAGCGAAGCCACGGTCAAGACCCACCTGGGCCGCATCTACGACAAACTCGGCGTCGACACCCGCGCGGGCGCGGTGGCCGTGGCCAAGGAGCAGCGCCTCCTCTCCTGAGACCCGGCCGGCCCGACCCGGCCGGCCCGACCCGGCCGGCCCGACCCCGGTCGATCGGTCGCCGAGGTGGGGGGACCGCCGGGGGCGTGACACCATCGGGTACGTGCTCGACATCGGCTACTCCCTCTCCCGGCGCTTCCCCGACCCCCCGCAGACCGACTACCGCTCGGCGGACGTCCACTCGCTGCGCCACGACCTGTTCTGCGGTGACGTCTACCTCGCCGACACCAACGCGGACCGGGAAGTGTCCACAGCCTGGGGATGGGTGCCGGTACTGGACTTCGCCTGGGCGCTCTGCGACATCGTCGAGCAGCTCGACCAGGACCCGCGCGGCAGCCGCTCCGCCAACCGGCAGTACGCCGAGCTCGATTTCACCGAGTCCAGCGACCGCATGCTCTTCGAGCGCCGCTTCGGCTGGGTCGACGTCGAGGCCGACTGGATGCCGTCGGAGGAGGACCCGCTGACCTTCAGCCACCGCCTGCTGCGCCGCGAGGCCCGGGACTTCCTCCACGACCTGATCGCGGACCTCGTCGACATGCACGAGGGGCTCGGCGACAACCCGGTCATCTGGTCCCTCCAGTCCCGCTTCCCCCGCGTCCCGGCGTAGTCGGCCCGGCCCGCGCCCCGGCCTGCGTCTCCTCCGACGCCGACGCCGACGCCATCGACGCCGCCTACGCCACCACCCGCAGCCCCAGCTGCGCGGCCATCGCCGGCGCCAGTTCGAAGAGCTGCGCCGGGCTGATCACCGCCCCCGCCAGCGCCTCCACCCCGCGCGCGATGTCCAGCTCCGCCACCCCCCGCAGGTCGACGTCCGTCAGCCGCGCCCCCGTGAAATCGGCCCCGCGCAGCGTGCAGTCCTTGAACTCCACCCGCTCCAGCACCGCCCCCGCGAAGTCCGGCTCCACCAGGACGCACCCCTCGAAGACCACGTCCTTGAGCCGCGCCGTACGCAGATTCAGATAGTCGATCTTCCCTCCGCGCACCAGGACCCGCTCCAGCACGGCCCCGTGCAGCTGCACACCGCCCAGCCGGGCCTCCAGCAGTTCCACGTCCCGCAGCGAAGCCCCCGACAGGTCGGTCCCGACTCCCCGGACCCCCTCCAGGACCGAGTCCAGGAACCGCGCCTTGGCCAGGCCGGTCTCGTCCAGCGCGCAGCGGCGCAGGGCACAGTCCATGAACCGGGCTCCGACCCCGTCCTGGCCCACCAGGTCCGCGTCGAGGAGCTCCAGCCCGTCGTAGTCCCCGTCCGGCTCCAGCTCACCGTCCTCCCACGCGCTCAGCTCCGGCAGCCGCACCTCCGGCCGCCGCGCCGCCTTCACACCCTGCTCGTGCCCTTTGCGTGCCATTCCCCCATCCTGGACCACCCCACTGACAGACCCGCGATCACGCGCACCCTCCTTGACCTCAACCCCGCTTGAGGTAACAGGCTGACCGCATGACCACCACCCCGGCACCCGCACCCGTACCCGCACCGGCACCGGCACCCGCCCCCGGAGCCCCGGGCGCCCCCGGTGCCATGCACGCCGTCCGGCTCCACGCCTTCGGCCCCGCCGAGAACCTCACCTACGAACCCGCGCCGCTCCCCGTCCCCGCCCCCGGCCAGGTCCGCATCGCCGTGGCCGCCGCCGGGGTCCACCTCCTCGACACCTCGCTCCGCCGCGGCGTCCAGGGCCCGCCCGCACCCCTCCCCGAGCTCCCGACCATCCCCGGCCGCGAGGTCGCCGGGACCGTGGACGCCCTCGGCCCCGGCGCCGACCCGGCCTGGCTCGGCACCCCCGTCGTCGTCCACCTCGGATTCGCCCCCGGCGGCTACGCCGAGTACGCCGTCGCCGACGCCGACCGGCTGCACGCCATCCCGGCCGGCCTCGAGCCCGCCACCGCCGTCGCCATGATCGGCACCGGCCGCACCACGCTCGGGATCCTCCAGTTCGCCGACCTCGGCCCCGGCTCCGTCGCCCTGGTCCCCGCCGCCGCGGGCGGCATCGGCACGCTGCTCGTCCAGTACGCGAAGCAGGCCGGAGCCACCGTCGTCGCCCTCGCGGGCGGGCCCGGCAAAACCGCCCTGGCCGCCGCCAACGGCGCCGACCTCGCCCTCGACTACACCCGCCCCGACTGGGCCGAAGCCGTCCGCGCGCACCACCCCGGCGGCGCCACCGTCCTCTTCGACTCCGTCGGCGGGACCGTCGCCCGCACCGCGCTCGACCTCCTCGCCGACGGCGCCGCCCACCTCGTCTTCGGCTGGTCCGGCGGCCCGATCCCGCTCACCGACGCCGACCGGGCCGCCCTCGACGCCCGCGGTGTCACCACGCGCAACGTCCTCGGCCCCGCCATGCTCCAGCGCGCCGGCGGCGACGACCCGATGCGCCTCCTCGAAACCCGCGCCCTCGCCGAAGCCGCCTCCGGCCGCCTGCACCCCGCCCTCCGGCGCTACCCCCTCGCCCGGGCGGCCACGGCCCACCGCGACCTGGAGAACCGCGCCACCACCGGAAAGGTCGTCCTGGAGCCGTAGGCCGCGTCGGCCCTAGATGTTCTGTCCCGGGAGGTTGTGGACGGGTGAGCCAGGTCTCGGCTGAGGGATCTTGAAGGGTGTGACCCGGATACGCCGGAAACCCGCCAGAACTTGATCTTGGCCTGCTGGGCGCCTGACGCTGTCGGGGATCTTGGCGATGACGGTCGGCCATGCCCTCGACATCTCAGTCTCCAAGATCCCCGACCTCGTCACCCGCGATCAGCTCTGCGTCTCCTCGCGGCGTCCAACAGCGGCCGCACCGGGTACGACGAGCAGCTTGCCGGTGGTACGCCGAGCCTCCAGATCGCTGTGGGCCTGGGCGGCCTCGGACAATGCGTAGCGGCCCGTTACGGTGACCTCAAGCGCCTTGGAGCGCACCCACTCGAACACATCGGCGGCCCGTCGGAGCAGTTCGGACCGATCGGCGATGAAGTCCCCGAGGCTGGGCCGGATCAGGGTCAGCGAACCGCCGTGGGCGAGCCGAATCGGATCAAACGGCGGCACGGCACCACTTGCCGCGCCGAAGAGCACGAGATGGCCGCGGGTTCGCAGGCTGGCGAGGCTCGCATCGAAGGTGTGCGCGCCGACGCCGTCGAAGACAACCGGCAGTCCCTGACCGCCGTTGAGCCGCCTCACCTCGGCTGCGAGATCGTCGACCGCGGAGGAAAGGATCACCTCGGCGGCCCCGGCACGCTTCGCCAGCTCGGCCTTCGCCGTGGTCGAGGTCGTGCCGATCACCCTGCCGCCGAGATGGGTGATGAGCTGGGTCAAAAGCAGCCCCATGCCGCCGGCAGCCGCGTGCACGAGCACCGTGTCGCCCCCCTGAACCGGGTAGGCGTCCTTGATGAGATAGTGCGCGGTCATGCCTTGGAGGAGCACGGCGGCGGCTGTCTCGAAGCCGATGTCGTCGGGCAGCGGCACCAGTCGGGAGGAGTCCACGACGGCCCGCTCGGCATACGTGCCGGGAATCTCCACCCAACCGACCCGGTCCCCGACTGCGACGTCAGCGACGCCGGGTCCAACTTCGACGACCGTGCCGGCGCCCTCAGCGCCCGGGGTGAAGGGCAGCGGGAGGCTGTACCGGCCTTCGCGGTGGTAGACGTCGAGGAAGTTGACCCCGGATGCGGCGACCTCCACGACCGCCTCGCCCGGACCCGGCCGCGGCTGGTCCACCTCGGCCTCCTGCAGCACCTCGGGACCGCCCACTTCGTACACCTGAATCGCTCGCATGGCCCTCCAATAACGGCTCATCCCCCACCAACCCCGTTGATGGCTCGTCCCCCACCAACCCCGTTGATGGCGATCCGATTCCCGGCAAGCAGACCATCCCGCCGCTTCCGCACCGCCGTACGGCCACCCACCACAACCGGCGTAGCCTCCGGCAGCTCCACCGCGCGGCGCACGAAATCGACCACCGCCTCCGGATACTCCTCCGGCCTCGGGAACCGGCCCATCCGCTGGTACGACTTCAACGCCAGCAGCAGGGCCAACTGATCTCCATCCGCTCCGCCGCCCACGCCGCATCGTGCCGCGAGGCAGAAGGCCCGTAGCCACGACAGCCCAACGCACGACGCGGTAAACCACCGGCTCAACCCCGATGGGCCGACCGGTACCGCGCCCTGGGCGAAGCGGGCATGGGTGACCGCTCCAGCCGTCCCATCACACGCCGCGCCGGACACAAGGTCCTGGGCCGGCAAGCGGGCCGCAAGCCGCGGCCCCAACCTGACGAGGCAATACGCCTAGACCGACCCCAGCTCCGACAGCGCCCCGTCCGTCAGCCGGTACACCGACCACTCGTCCTGCGGCCGCGCGCCCAGGGCCTCGTAGAAGGCGATCGTCGGCTCGTTCCACTTCAGGACCGACCACTCCAGCCGCTCGTAGCCGCGCTCCACGCAGATCCGCGCCAACTCCCGCAGCAGCGCCTTCCCGTGGCCGCCGCCGCGCACGCCGGGGCGTACGTACAGGTCCTCCAGGTAGATGCCGTGCACCCCGCGCCACGTCGAGAAGCTGAGGAACCACAGCGAGAACCCGACCGCCTCGCCCTCCGGCGTCTGCGCGATGTGCGCGAACGCCGCCGGCCGCTCCCCGAACAGCGCCTCCCTCAGCTGCTCTTCGGTGGCGCGCGCCTCGTCGGGCACCTTCTCGTAGTCCGCGAGCTCGCGGATCATGGCGTGGATCACGGGGATGTCGCTGACGACTGCGTTACGGATCATCCCCGCACCCTACGAGGCCACCTGGGCCCGGTGCCCGCCCCCACCTGCGCCCCCGCCCGTGCCGCCGCCCTCACGCCCGCAGCGACTCCGCGACCGCCAGCTGGGCCTGCGCGGGCTGGTCCCCGTCCTCCAGGTCCCACAGGCAGTTCTGCAGCACCCGGCCCAGCGTCCAGGCCCGCGCCCGTTCCCGGTCGGCCCCCACCGCCTCCGCCAGCAGATCGAAGCGCCACCGCACCTCCCGCGCCCGGAAGTTGTTCACCAGCGCGGGCAGCAGCTCGAAGCCCGGATCGCCGGACAGCGGCTTCGGATCGATCGCCAGCCACTCCGCACGGCCGCTACCGGCGCCCCCGGCTCCCCCGGCGCCCGCCAGCACGTTCTCGTAGTGCAGGTCCCAGTGCAGCAGCCGGTCCCCCGGTTCCCCCGCCACCTCCGCGACCGCCGCCGCGCAGTCCGCGACCAGCCCCCGCGCCCGGCCGTCCGCCACCTGCTCCAGCGCGCCCGGCACCGCCTCCAGCATCCCCGCCGCGATGTCCCCCAGCCGCCGCAGCCCCGCCGGTGCGGGCACCGCCGTCAGCCGGGCCAGCAGCTCCCCGACGACCGCCACCGCGCGCCGGGAGTCCCGTACCGCCAGTGCCGACAGGGGCCGACCCTCGTCGAGGCGTTCCAGCAGCAGCGTCCCGGTGGCCGCGTCGGACTCCAGCAGCCGTACGCAGCCCTCCCCGGCCCAGGCGCGCAGCGCGAGCGCCTCCCCCGCGTTCTCCTCGTCCGGCGCGGGCAGCTTCAGCGCGGCCGCCGTCCCGTCCTCCCGTTCCACCGGGAGCACCAGGGCCGTCACCCCGTGCATCCCGGGCCCCGTGGTCCGCAGCTCCCACCGCTCCAGGAACAGCGCCACCCGGGCCGGCAGCCCGTCGACGAACTCCCGCCCGGCCGCGCCGTTGTCACCGAGCTGCGCCCGCACCAGCCCGTCCGGAATCCGGCCGCCCCAGCCGAGCCCGCCCTCACCCTCACCCAAGCGCATCCGCCGAGCCTACGAAGCCCCGACCCCAACCGCCTTCAACGTCTCCGCGAACCCCTTCGCGTCGAACATCGACCCGTCCTTCGCCCCGACCGGCTTCCCGTCCGCCAGCACCAGCGGCGTCCCCTGCGCCCCCGTCGCCTCGAAGCCCTTCTCGGCCTCGCCGACCCACTCCTTGTACTTCTGGTCCTTCACGGCCTTGTCGAACTCCGCCCCGCGCAACCCCGGCACCGCGTCCGCGATCTTCAGCAGCACCTCGTCGGTGAACCTCCCCTTCGGCTGGCTCGCGAAGACCGCCGCGTGGTACTCCGCGAACTTCCCGGCGTCGACCGACGCGCGCAGCGCGTTCACCGCCCTGACCGAACCGCTCTGCCCGCCCTGGTCCAGGAACGAAGCCAGCCGGTACTCGACCTTCACCTGCCCGGCATCCGCGAGCTTGAACAGCGTTTCGCCGCCCGCCTCCTCGAACTTCGCGCAGTAGCCGCACTTCGGGTCCACCATCACCTGCACGGTGCACGGCGCGTCCGGCCTGCCCACGACGACCCTGTCCCCGTCGACCGCGGCCGGCAGCTTCGCGAGCCGATCGGCGATCGGGCTGGTCCGCACCTGCACGTCGGAGGCGACCGAGGACGCCCCGTCGCCCGTCGCCCCGGACCCGCAGCCGATGACCGCCCCGCCCAGCAGTGCCACCGACGCAACCGCCGCGACCACCCGTCCCGCCACCACAACCCGCACCATACGAACCGCACCTCTCATACAAAAAGCCAACAAAACCCCCGCCTCACCCTAAAGACGGAACCCCCTCCCCCACATCAACCATTCGGCCACCCCTCGCACCTCAAAACCCGACATCACGACCCTGGACACCCCTCCGAAACGCGGTGTACCAACTCCCCCATGACCATCAACGGCGGAATTTCCTTCTGGTACGCGACGGACGAGACCGCCACCGACCACCCACCCCGCACCCCTCTCACCGGCGACGCCACCGCCGACGTCGTCATCGTCGGCGGCGGCTACACCGGCCTGTGGACCGCCTACTACCTCAAGACCGCCGCCCCCGACCTGCGCGTCACCGTCCTGGAGCAGAAGTTCTGCGGCTACGGGGCCTCCGGCCGCAACGGCGGCTGGCTCTACAACGGGATCGCCGGCCGCGACCGCTACGCCGCCCTCCACGGCCACCAGGCCGCCCAGCGCCTCCAGCACGCCATGAACGACACCGTCACCGAAGTCATCGACGTGGCCGCCAAGGAGAGCATCGACGCGGACATCCACCGCGGCGGAGTCCTCGAAATCGCCCGCACCCCCGCCCAACTGACCCGCCTCAAGGCCTTCCACGCCGCCGAGCTCGCCTTCGGCGAAGCGGACCGCGAGCTCTACGACGCCACCGACGCCCGGGCCCGCATCAACGTCGCCGACGCCGTCGGCGCCAGCTGGACCCCGCACGGAGCCCGCATCCACCCCCTGAAGCTGGTCAAGGGACTGGCGGCCGCCTGCGAACGCCTGGGCGTGGTCATCCACGAATCCACCCCCGTCACCGAGATCGCCCCGCGCCGGGCCCTCACCCCCTACGGCACGGTCCGCGCCCCGTACGTACTGCGCTGCACCGAGGGCTTCACCGCCGCCCTCAAGGGCCAGAAGCGCTCGTGGCTCCCCATGAACTCCTCGATGATCGCGACGGCCCCCCTCTCTCCGGACGTCTGGTCCCAGCTCAACTGGTCCGGCGCCGAAACCCTCGGCGACATGGCCCACGCGTACATGTACGCGCAGCGCACCGCCGACGACCGCATCGCCATCGGAGGCCGCGGAGTCCCGTACCGCTACGGCTCCCGCACCGACAACGACGGCCGCACCCAGCCCGCCACGATCGCCGCCCTCACCCACCTCCTGGAGTCCTTCTTCCCGACCCTCACGGGAGTGGAGATCACCCACGCCTGGTCCGGCGTCCTGGGCGTCCCCCGCGACTGGTGCGCCACGGTCACCCTGGACTCCACGACGGGCCTCGGCTGGGCCGGCGGCTACGTCGGCTCCGGCGTGGCCACCGCCAACCTCGCGGCCCGCACCCTGCGCGACCTGGTCCTGGGCGACAAGACGGACCTCACCACCCTCCCCTGGGTCAACCACCGCGTCCGCCGCTGGGAGCCGGAGCCCTTCCGCTGGCTCGGCGTCCAGGCCCTCTACGCCGCCTACCGCGAGGCCGACCGCCGCGAATCCACCACCCACACCCCGACCACAACCCCCTTGGCCCGCCTGGCAGACCGCATCTCGGGCCGCGGCTGACAAGACGACGGAAGGCCCCGGGTGATCACCCGGGGCCTTCCGCTTCCGTACGAATCCCCTTGGCCGACAAGCTTCTGACCTGGGACGGGGCCCCCTGTCGGATTCGAACCGACGACCTACGCATTACAAGTGCGTTGCTCTGGCCGGACTGAGCTAAGGAGGCATACGACCCCGTGCAGCGCACGGAATCGCCTTCACTCTACACATCGGCGAGACCACGCAGCGAAGGGCTTTCCGCCCCTTTACCGCAGCTGCGGGTACCCGCAGCGGGCAACCCGCGGACCCACCGCCTCCAGCGGCAGTCCCGGGTTCAGGGCGTCCACGATCTCCTGCGTGAGCGGGCGCAGCTCCCACAGGTGGCGGATCGCGTCCAGGGGGAGGTCGGCCTCGTAGTAGTCCTCGGCGAAGGCGCGGTAGGCCTCCGGGGTGCCTGCCGCGAGGACCTCGAAAAGGTCGTCCACCCCGTCCGCGTAGGGCTCGTCCGCCGGGAAGTCGACCTTGCCCGCCCGCCAGGCCGTGTCTGCGGTCTCACGCCAGAAGACGGCCGTGGCCTGGAGCACGCCCTCCTCCTCGCAGAAGGCCGGCTCCGTCAGCTGCGGGCGGAAGACCTCCGGTATGCCGTCCAGCAGTCCGGGCCACAGCGCCGTGTCCTCGTCGCCCCACGGGCTCATGGGCGACTCGTGGGCGAACCCGAGTCCGAAGACCCCGTGTTCCGTGAAGACGATCGCGTACTCGTCGCCCGAGCCGTTCTCCATGAAGGCCGCCTCCTCGCCCGGGCCCCACGCGGGGTCGTAGGAGAAGTAACCGCCGTCCTGGTTGCCGCTGATCACCAGTTCCAGTGCCGCCAGCGCCCGGCACCGGTCGCGCAGGGTCTGCGGGTCGGGCAGGGCGCGTGTCAGGTCGTAGATGGTCATGGGCGTGATCAAAGCAGCCGCCTCTGACAGTCGCCCGCGGAGGTCGGGGAAGTCACTGCGGTCCGGGTACTGACAGGAGGGGCGCGGCCCGGTAGCGTCGGGCGGAGTCCAGGTCACTGGACTAGACCTTCCACTCGGATCGTCCGGCACGTTCCTGCCGGTAGAAGGGATTCATCACCATGGCTTCTGTCACTTTCGACAAGGCGACCCGTCTGTACCCCGGCGGCGACAAGCCCGCCGTCGACCAGCTGGAGCTGGAGATCGCGGACGGCGAGTTCCTCGTCCTCGTCGGCCCCTCCGGCTGCGGCAAGTCCACCTCGCTGCGCATGCTCGCCGGCCTGGAGGACGTCAACGGCGGCGCCATCCGCATCGGTGACCGCGACGTCACGCACCTGCCGCCCAAGGACCGGGACATCGCGATGGTGTTCCAGAACTACGCGCTGTACCCGCACATGTCCGTCGCCGACAACATGGGCTTCGCGCTCAAGATCGCCGGTGAGGACAAGGCCACCATCCGCAAGAAGGTGGAGGACGCGGCGAAGATGCTGGACCTGACCCAGTACCTCGACCGCAAGCCGAAGGCGCTCTCCGGCGGCCAGCGCCAGCGCGTCGCGATGGGTCGCGCGATCGTCCGCAAGCCGCAGGTGTTCCTCATGGACGAGCCGCTGTCGAACCTCGACGCCAAGCTCCGCGTGTCCACCCGCACCCAGATCGCCGCGCTCCAGCGCGACCTGGGCATCACCACCGTCTACGTCACCCACGACCAGGTCGAGGCCAT contains these protein-coding regions:
- a CDS encoding M1 family metallopeptidase, with the protein product MYPRSLSRLAAPAVAALLALTAGCTGSTVQGRPGASGVRDPFFPKAGNGGYQVDHYDLDFDYDPATGKMDATAVITARAEQGLSSFNLDLSGLEVEEVTVQGAGARFNRTGKELTVRPAKDLKRGEVFRTEIDYAGVPKPLTDPDGSQEGWIPTADGDGAVGVGEPVGSMAWFPGNHHPSDKATYDIRVTVPKGYEVASNGELSSRTEEADGRTAFAWHSPEPMASYLATVAVGKFAVTTGKTASGIPVHNAVAPKEAAASAAVLARLPEMVEWGSARFGPYPFSTTGAIVLPEGTLGYALETQTRPVFSGALTGARGETLLLHELAHQWFGDSVSPKSWKDMWLNEGFATYAEWLWAEEHGGPSAQERFQAFLDGDTDVDDEAASDWAAFPPASPPGAKEISEPPVYARGAMVLQRIRQEVGDEKFFALVRGWAADHRHANASTADFTAYAQEKTGHDLKKVWDVWLYGTERPKAP
- a CDS encoding heme-binding protein; this encodes MNTRTRVLTGTALAVALGAGTFGAVSATAAPAPAAASAKKDNDRNFTTSTHLTIDAATRAAQAALEAAEKENQKVTVAVVDRNGNTIVTLRGDGAGPQSYESAQRKAFTAVSWNAPTSVLAGRLAQAPNLKDIPGTLFLAGGTPVQAKGAPVAGIGVAGAPSGDLDEKFAKAGADSLDK
- a CDS encoding sensor histidine kinase, yielding MHTTFFLLLGASVARFLLRHPGEPRTPWILALGITLALLYVLGPALGTAAPTLRRLLWLGLVVAVWVVLVVLAPSFAWCAVPLFYTALRTLPPRAAVVLVALLTVFVVAAQLQLSARTGAGEPFDPNLLLAPPAVAALATAVFIHMERQGRAQRTLIDDLIRTRRELAATERREGTLAERQRLSMEIHDTLAQHLSSQQMLLQAADRTWDTDPGTARAHVRTATDITARGLAEARRLVHDLAPRELADGAGLADALRALGAGPDIEVRFHLEGTPVPLPDRAESALLRIAQGALANVREHARARTAAITLSFLGDQVVLDIADDGHGFAQDTALDTGPENRGHGLPAMRARVRQLGGTLTIESTPGEGTVLSAAIPVSPSIPLEPTP
- a CDS encoding response regulator is translated as MTTILLCDDHVVVRAGLLALLGSEPDIEVLGEAGSGEEAVALAAKLRPDVVLMDLQLGEGIDGVEATRRITAGQNPPHVLVLTTYDTDADITRAIGAGATGYLLKAERPEELFSAIHSAAQGRTTLSPPVASRVMAHMRGTRPTLTDRELDILGQLARGLGNRDIARALFISEATVKTHLGRIYDKLGVDTRAGAVAVAKEQRLLS
- a CDS encoding pentapeptide repeat-containing protein; the encoded protein is MARKGHEQGVKAARRPEVRLPELSAWEDGELEPDGDYDGLELLDADLVGQDGVGARFMDCALRRCALDETGLAKARFLDSVLEGVRGVGTDLSGASLRDVELLEARLGGVQLHGAVLERVLVRGGKIDYLNLRTARLKDVVFEGCVLVEPDFAGAVLERVEFKDCTLRGADFTGARLTDVDLRGVAELDIARGVEALAGAVISPAQLFELAPAMAAQLGLRVVA
- a CDS encoding zinc-binding dehydrogenase, translated to MHAVRLHAFGPAENLTYEPAPLPVPAPGQVRIAVAAAGVHLLDTSLRRGVQGPPAPLPELPTIPGREVAGTVDALGPGADPAWLGTPVVVHLGFAPGGYAEYAVADADRLHAIPAGLEPATAVAMIGTGRTTLGILQFADLGPGSVALVPAAAGGIGTLLVQYAKQAGATVVALAGGPGKTALAAANGADLALDYTRPDWAEAVRAHHPGGATVLFDSVGGTVARTALDLLADGAAHLVFGWSGGPIPLTDADRAALDARGVTTRNVLGPAMLQRAGGDDPMRLLETRALAEAASGRLHPALRRYPLARAATAHRDLENRATTGKVVLEP
- a CDS encoding quinone oxidoreductase, producing MRAIQVYEVGGPEVLQEAEVDQPRPGPGEAVVEVAASGVNFLDVYHREGRYSLPLPFTPGAEGAGTVVEVGPGVADVAVGDRVGWVEIPGTYAERAVVDSSRLVPLPDDIGFETAAAVLLQGMTAHYLIKDAYPVQGGDTVLVHAAAGGMGLLLTQLITHLGGRVIGTTSTTAKAELAKRAGAAEVILSSAVDDLAAEVRRLNGGQGLPVVFDGVGAHTFDASLASLRTRGHLVLFGAASGAVPPFDPIRLAHGGSLTLIRPSLGDFIADRSELLRRAADVFEWVRSKALEVTVTGRYALSEAAQAHSDLEARRTTGKLLVVPGAAAVGRREETQS
- a CDS encoding N-acetyltransferase family protein, with protein sequence MIRNAVVSDIPVIHAMIRELADYEKVPDEARATEEQLREALFGERPAAFAHIAQTPEGEAVGFSLWFLSFSTWRGVHGIYLEDLYVRPGVRGGGHGKALLRELARICVERGYERLEWSVLKWNEPTIAFYEALGARPQDEWSVYRLTDGALSELGSV